The region CCGGGATACCCGACAGCGGCGCCAAAAACAAGGATTTCATAGGAAAGAGTTTGATCTTCATGGGCTTTCCCGTGGTTTTTTGTCTGCTCCTGGCCGAACTCGGCCTTTAATCAAAGACAATTCGCTGCCCCACCTCGAATGCATTTTCATGGCAATAAAACAGGATGAACGGCGTGTCGTTCGAATAGACCATCGCGTCGTCACGTGACGGTACAAAAATATCCGACCAGTTCTCGACCAGGAACACACTGCTGCAGACGAAGCATGCGTCTTCGCCAAACACCACCACGACCTGCTGAATTCCTGGTACGCGCTCCCGTAACCAGCTGGTTGCGATGGCCACGTCGTCTCCGAAGGCGAACCGCTCGATGGAATCAACGGTGTTAATGTTCAAGCCGAGATGCGCCTTCGAATCATGCAGACCCACCAAATCATAGGCACGGCGAGCACCCTCGGCATCAAGCCAGACGATATCGGCCGAGTGATGTTTTAGCTCCTTAACCCGCCAATGTGTTTCGTTTGTCATCTTTCAACATCCAAGGTGCCCTGGGCAGCGTTTCTAAGGTAGCATCGTGCTCAGGTGTGACTACATGCCTGGTCACTGGCCTTGTCAAGCGCGCCTGCTCAATGGCATAGCGCTTGAGCCTGGCTATAGACAAGGCGCTCTTCATGGCCCGGCCAGTACAGCCGGAATGCAATTATATTGATAATAGTAGGGAGAACCCGATTGATGCAAATCGAAGAAAGCATTCACGTTGCGGTCCCGCCCACGGTCATTGATCAAATCTGGAGCGAGGTCGACCGATGGCAGCTGTGGGATCCGGACACCAAGCAAGCCCGGCTCAATGGGCCATTTGCGGTGGGAACACAGGGCAGGATAGTCCCGAACAAGGGGATGGGTATTCCGATGGTGGTCACCGAGCGCACTGCAGGGCGCTCGTTCACCGTCGAGGGCTACATCCATTTGTTCCGCATCCACTTCGAGCACACGGTGGTTGCCGCAGATGGCGGATCGCAAGTCGTTCACCGCGTGTGGTTCACGGGAGCGCTTGCCTTTCTGTTTGGGCCAGGCGTTGCCAAACAAGTCCGGCAAGGGCTACCCAAGACGATGCGCTCGCTCAAGGCCTATGCCGAGAAACGCCACTCGGCTCTCCATGATGGCGAGGTGAATGGGGCAAACGCGACGACAGCCTGATAGATAGTTTCCCCTCGTCAATTCCTTGCAAAGCACCGCGTCAAATTAACGTGCCCTTCCTGTCATGATGGAATACAATTCCTGCGTGGCAGCCAGCTTGCCTGGCAAGGCCGGGCACGGCGTCACGCTATGACCTCGGAAAGATGTTGGCTTATGACTCTGCAGTTCCCCCAGCGAACGGCGCCTTGCGCGCCATCCAGCCTGTCCCAGCCACTCGGCTCCCTGTTTGCCCTGACCCTGTTCTGCCTGATTCCAGCGGCGTCCGCCATGGCGGCCGCGCCCGCCAGCAGCAGCGTCATGCTGGAAGAGCTGACCAGCACGGAGTTGCGCAGCCGTATAGACCACGGCGCCACCACCGTGCTGGTGCCGATAGGCGGCGTCGAGCAGAGCGGGCCGTATATCGCGCTGGGCAAGCACAATGTGCGCGCCGGGCTGCTGGCGCGGCAAATTGCGCAAAAGCTGGGCAATACCATTGTCGCACCCGTCGTTTCCTACGTGCCGGAAGGCGCGATTACTCCGCCGGCCGGCCACATGCGCTTTGCCGGCACGATCTCGATACCGCCGGCCGCCTTCGAAGCCGTGCTGGAAGGGGCGGCCGCCAGCCTGCGCCAGCATGGTTTCCGCGACATCATCTTTCTCGGCGACCATGGCGGCTATCAAAAGAACGAGCAGAACGTGGCCAACAAGCTCAATCGGGCCTGGGGCAAGGCTGCCGCCGCCAAAGATGCGCGTGCTTACGCCTTGCTCGACTACTATGACATCACGCAATCGGCCTATATCGCCGAGTTGCAGAAACGCGGCCACAGCAGCGCCGAGATCGGCCTGCACGCTGGTTTGGCGGACGCGGCGCTGATGCTGGCGACGGACCCGTCGCTGATACGCAGCGAGGCCATGGCGCACGGCCCGAAACCGGGCGTGGCGGACGGCGTGCGCGGCGACGCGACCCGTGCCACGGCGGAGCTGGGCCAGATCGGTATCAAGCTGCAGGTGGACACCTCGGTGGCTGCCATCAAGCAGCTGCTGCAACGTACTAAATAACTCCGCTGGAAGTGCTGAACTTCCGGCTTTTGCAACGAAACGACGCGAAATCACATGAAAAAATTCCAACGACGCACCATCGTCACCTTGTCCGCCCTGGCTGCCGCACTGGCCGGCCTGGGCGTGGCCAGCCAGGTCATCGGCGCCAGCACAGCGGCTCCAGCCGCCGCAGCGCCGGCCGCCGCCTATTCACCGCTGCCGGGCATGCCGCCGCTGGT is a window of Janthinobacterium rivuli DNA encoding:
- a CDS encoding SRPBCC family protein gives rise to the protein MQIEESIHVAVPPTVIDQIWSEVDRWQLWDPDTKQARLNGPFAVGTQGRIVPNKGMGIPMVVTERTAGRSFTVEGYIHLFRIHFEHTVVAADGGSQVVHRVWFTGALAFLFGPGVAKQVRQGLPKTMRSLKAYAEKRHSALHDGEVNGANATTA
- a CDS encoding creatininase family protein, whose translation is MTLQFPQRTAPCAPSSLSQPLGSLFALTLFCLIPAASAMAAAPASSSVMLEELTSTELRSRIDHGATTVLVPIGGVEQSGPYIALGKHNVRAGLLARQIAQKLGNTIVAPVVSYVPEGAITPPAGHMRFAGTISIPPAAFEAVLEGAAASLRQHGFRDIIFLGDHGGYQKNEQNVANKLNRAWGKAAAAKDARAYALLDYYDITQSAYIAELQKRGHSSAEIGLHAGLADAALMLATDPSLIRSEAMAHGPKPGVADGVRGDATRATAELGQIGIKLQVDTSVAAIKQLLQRTK